The following are encoded together in the Sphingomonas insulae genome:
- a CDS encoding DUF3833 domain-containing protein: protein MADVDGSWDCTVKSPLGDQNLTLTVNSDGSAFTGTASGAMGSSDVTGEVSGNTITWKQQMTVPMPMTLDCEATAEGDTLTGTVGAGAFGSFPLSGKRTG from the coding sequence ATGGCCGACGTGGATGGCAGCTGGGATTGCACCGTGAAATCGCCGCTCGGCGATCAGAATCTGACGCTGACCGTGAACAGCGACGGGTCGGCCTTCACCGGCACCGCATCGGGCGCGATGGGGTCCAGCGACGTGACCGGCGAAGTGTCGGGCAACACGATCACCTGGAAGCAGCAGATGACCGTGCCGATGCCGATGACGCTCGATTGCGAGGCCACGGCAGAGGGCGACACGCTGACCGGCACGGTCGGTGCGGGCGCGTTCGGCAGCTTCCCGCTCTCGGGCAAGCGCACCGGCTGA